ttaataaaagaatCTCTTTGAGTTCTGAGAAAACATGTATTTTATGGTACAAACTTcttatatgaatacattttatctgcacattaaaataatttatgtggtgtaataactacaataattagaaacataaaaatgtatactataggATATAGAACATATCAATAAGaaacaattgttttattatttttaatctaaatatcTGCCATTCGTTCTTTATGTAACAGTCTTTGGTGGATTGAACATAACATCCAAATCTTTGATTTCATCTGTAACAATTAATAGTACAAATTAATAACACTGTTTATTTCAAGCTCAAGTTTGGTGGGTGGGTATACACTTTAGAGAGGTTATTTCAATAGAAGTTAATATATTGCAATGGTTgtctaaaagtataatataattgtattactcaTCGAATCGCCCATGGAAAAAACCCTAGGTGTTAACTGTTAAGagtgcattttaataatatgtacctattaatttagaagtaattaatttgttatgtcAGTTATTGAATGATATCAGTCACTGTAATGTTAACCATCCGAGAGCTAGTAACGCTGGCCatgcttgacctcagaacacgttagAGACTTTGGCCAATCAATGTGCCACACCAAACCCCACACAATATTTAGTtggatttaaaaatactatttttgttGTAGATACATTATAAACTTgaattttcgtattattataaccaagtgtgtttgttaatattaattaataatcaccatcagcatattttttcttttctgcAGCAATCCTGGCTTCTCTTTCAGCAATCTTTTGATGACGAGTTTCCTTTGTTTTATCCTCTTTCTTTTGAAGATAACTATGTCTGGTAGCTCCATAGGTCACCCCTAACAACAGGAAGCTCCATCTGCCAAACTGAATAACAatagaataacaatataatttgtagttagtaaaacatatatatttatatatattgccAACAAAGCTCAAACGCTAGGTCCAACTAggttttaatagttaaataataataataattattatcatggtaTTTATTTGCATAAGATGTACCTACTATTGTGGACACCATCttagtatatttaatactaatttacTTTATGcaaagaaaattatttccatattgcgttccaaattaaaatattacatacatcTAACTGTTTCTCAACTTTAATAGTTGGACATACAAGGGTTTTTGAGagatgataacaataaaaaataaacgtaccaaacataatatgtaatagtatgTGCCACAATAGTACACcatgttaataaataacaattaattttcttatattttttttttttatataaataatttaaataaatactagaaaaatgtacaaacaaaacATGTAGATAGTTAcctatgttaataaataaatattttaatttaatataattaactatttgaaTAACATTAAAGATAATGTATTGATCAGCTATTGATCTGATTAGTAGAATTtgaacctattatattatatattccgaGATATATTCTGTGTTTGGACACCTAaggttgtattttttttttttaaatttgttatagttaggtacttaggCGAGACTAATATCAGTCATTTTAGCCCTTAATTCCAAGTATcagtaatataattgtttaatattaagcTACTTTGatctattttatagtaaatagttttcaataatttgCTTTTAAAATGGGTGTTATCGGTAATTTATAATCAactttgaattacaaaataagttacataagaattgcttaaaaatatttatatatccaTAACTGATAAATTCAGATGAAAGCTTAATTCCAGAAGCTTAGGTAACTGCTAAAGCATACACACAGGGACTAGAGAACTAGGTTAGACTATTCAATActctttgaacttttttctaAAACTATTTCATCCCCTATCATAGATTCGTCGAGAAActtaaccaacaaataattgttattcaatCAACAAACTAAATGCTCCTCAatcttccaaaaaaaaaaattatttgcttATGACATATACCTATCATTAGTAAGAtaatgtttattacattttattcaaaaatttgaGAAAGAATATTAATGACCTTCACATGACATTTAaagtattgttaatataaaaaaaattatattttaaataccttactcaaatacttacttaaataacaattaaatctTGAAATTAaatgaagtaatttatatttagatattataaatgatattcaataaatatataaactatgacCCATAATCAGTAGTATCATAGCTTGTGCTTATATGACCCCTATAACAAGTATTATTAGAAATAGATgattttcataatatgaataaatttcaaaaatatgtttaaggaAAAAGATGATACCTAATTGCATAAATTTGCATTTGCTATCTAGAAATCAGTATCGAGAACTTTTTATAGCAAACCAAAATGTTGgtcaggaaaaacaaacatCATGAACGcgtatattgtgataattttttttccgctCATTAAACATGAAGAAACATCACTGTTGATCAATCATAATGGAGCACACATAATTTCACTCAGAAAATAACAACACCAAAATTGATATAAGAAACGCGTTTGCGGGCTGAATTATCAAACGAGAAACCATACCTATAAGGAGATTTAGATCTCCGCAGACTAACGCACACGGGTTATTACATCTTATTGCGAATAGATGATTTGAGGTACTTAAAAACAAATCGCGTGTTTCTCAACATACACCTAAAGTAAATTTAATGATTGAAATCGCCGAACATCATATTTTCGGCGCAAATGGTCTGAGTAAATAAATTACACTTACCCTGATGAGCGGTGACACATTGACGGGTGCTTTGAAGTCTCTCGGCATTTTGATGATTCTTGGGATGAGTTAAGCGTTCGAAAGTCAACGAAACCTTTTCACCGTGTACCAAAAAATAGCCAAGTCTCGAAACTTCAGCAAAAATGGGTGTAAGTCTGCTGCCTAGCTATGAaagaattacaaattaatactcAGGAATCTGATAGTGGGGAAGAGATTTTCATCCGGGCGTACCAACCCAACGGTCACATGTTATCGTacactactattataatatttattaaccataCATTTTGCGccataaaaaatgatttgaaaattataactcgtaattattctataaaatagtatgccataaaacataattttttaattaaagttaagtcGTGAGCATCATTCAGGGAtcgcgttaaaaaaaaaaccaatacaaaTTTATTCGTTATTGGTGCAATGGAGTATTGGAGTGACACAACGGATACGTACTACTATCATGACATTATGCTACGTCGATATTAAATTTACGTGCAATTTTCACGTACACAACTATCTCGAATATCAATTGTTACGAATATCAACTACAACGATATTAGATTGTACGGTGAACTACGACCATAGAAAATAGATGGATCACAACTTTACTGCTAcgacattaattattatcacagaatataataataaatgataacaataataatattatataattatgtatattatataataataaaatattatattattatgtacattgtacatttatattttgtaatgaccTCCTCGAGTCctgtaatttaatttaggtaGTTTGGAATGCTAATGCATAATGTGcctatttatatgaaattcTACACTTGTGTTAAAAAAGTCCCTGCAAAAAATCATGTAAGTAATAGCCAAATAAAGccaataggtaattataattattaatttaacttcaatgaaaaatgtttatcttttttgttagtatttttttaatttattaattaataggtttaataaaaactatatatttttaattagtataataaataaatcatacaaaataacaaaaaaattgtataataataaaattttgcaCCATTGGTATTATAGTTGTACTGTTCTGGCCTGGACGCCTGgttaaatagtatttaacgATATGTACAAATACAGTCCTATGAAGTATGAgcaatttatagttattaaatattaaattcaacttAAACTTaagttagtattttatattatgagcggagtttatattctaagttagtaattcatataaattttttttgtcaatcttagtttttaaaatgtaatacaagattccttataagtttgtctacctttatcaacaaaaaaaaagtccataagaaagtcaaataaaaattttttgagggtttgaattttaaatttttacaacattggatatacGCTCGATTTCTGAAGtacctattttcttattttactgttattcaaaaatgaataaccgaagtagtcaattcctatacttcataaaatttaaataattagtcaaaatattttgactgttttcgagctgtttacggacaatttcaattttcaatttttttagttttttttttctataaatgatagtaaaaatattttaaaaaagcgtcaaaaagcgtgaaaattgaatacaaggctcctgattaattattacaataacagtcaaaaaatattaaaaatacataggcacaatttttttttataatcatttaatgtttgaattttgacaaaattttaaattaaaaaatgattttgtagttaaaaatgtataaaatgttcaactttttagataatgattgaaaatttaaaacaagattccacataatatgtaggttattctataaccaaaaaatctaaaaaatattttttttattaagttttttttataggttttttatgtttaaatttggacaaaattatatactaaataactaagaataacgattttagttattttgttgcaattttattatattaattcaacttaccggctactgtattaataataaataagacttATGACCTTGCACCGTAATCAGGACCAGCTCAAGCAAAAATAGTGAtctaggcaaaatcaaattttgccgcccctaacaatataatattatcataattttgtaaattctgCCTTCTTACTAAAGTGCTGCTTAAGTGCCGCCCTAGGCGTGGggcctatgtcgcctaccccttGAGCCAGAGCTGACCGTAATGCCGAATGCGGGAAGTTATGTGTGGTAATGCAAAATAATTGAATGACAAACAtgattattaatagtttaatttaatttttgttttcctcTTATTTGAATGGGATGATCCCCACaaggaataatatttaattaataaagacataatattatatattattatttatttttgtttttatatagtttgtgaaaaacataaaataacataatgaaACGTCAGGTCGAACAAGGAACGTCTGAacttagttaaaattaaaaatgactaaaaaaaaaatatattgattatggCAAAATGTGGGTACCtagtacatacctacctatctatatattttaattgtaaagcacgttatgagcattttaaaattgtaaattgtttgtacatgtTAAAATGCTCATTACAGCAGGCTATAGCCctgtttattatgaattatttgtttattaattattatgacctATATTCCTATATTTACTGGTTCCTTGAACGCCATTATAACTATTTTCGTTATAAAATCGTCACTATTACATTAAATAGTCTCACGTACATAGGCACAACTAGACCTATATTTTCGAGGGTGCACAAATTATAAAGAATTCCCAGACCCCCGGACCCACACTGGCCACACTCTATGTACAGGGTATAACAGGAAgatctatcaaaaaaaaaaaatttgttacttaaacgtatgacaacaatattgtgaaaaaaatattttgaaaaaagtttttacattctaaattaatatactcaaaaaaatattgatattttaaaatattctaaaaaattaaccACTTGACTTAGacaaatgtttttaccattaaaattgttcatataatcaaatttacaaattg
This genomic window from Metopolophium dirhodum isolate CAU chromosome 1, ASM1992520v1, whole genome shotgun sequence contains:
- the LOC132936172 gene encoding ATP synthase subunit e, mitochondrial-like, with the translated sequence MPRDFKAPVNVSPLIRFGRWSFLLLGVTYGATRHSYLQKKEDKTKETRHQKIAEREARIAAEKKKYADDEIKDLDVMFNPPKTVT